The Streptomyces sp. NBC_00102 genome segment TTCCGTGGGCGTCCGGCCGGGTGAGCACCCGTCGGGCGACGACCTGGAGTCGATCACCCTGGAGCTGACCGAGCTGCGGGCCCTGGTGATCGCCGACCCGCTGGCGTTCTGGCTGCGGGGGTCCGGCAGCGCCGCGCCGGGCGGCGGCCGGGCGGACACCGCCCGGTACGACCGGGCGGCCCGCGCGCTGGAGGAGGTACGGCGGGAGATCGAAGCGGTGCTCGCCGTCCGGCAGGACGCCGAACAGCGGCTCGCGCGGCTGCGGGACGTGCTCTCGCGCGCCGACCGCACGCTCGCCGAGGCGCGGGTCGCCCGGGTCGAGGTGCTGGCGAAGATCGCGGCCTCCGAGGTGCCCGCCGTCAGCGGTCCGCCGACCGCGCTCCAGGAGCGGCTGGCCGCCGCCTCCGAACACCGCAGGCACGCCCGCTGGCACCGGCTCCCGCCGCTGCTGGAGCAGTTGGAGCGGGAGGCCGAGGAGGAGCTGCTGCGTGCCCGCGAGTCGCTGACCTCGGTCACCGCGCCGCTCGCCGTGCGGGCGGAGCTGCGCGGCAGGCTCGACGCGTACCGCGCGAAGGTGGCGCGGCACGGGCTCGCGGAGGACCCGCTGCTGATCGAGCGGTACGACGCGGCCCGCCGGATGCTGTGGAGCGCGCCCTGCGATCTGCGGGTCGCCGGGCAGGCGGTGCTGCGCTACCAGCACGCCGCCACCGAGATGATGGCGCCGGGCCGGACGTCCTCGCCCGAGGACCGGCCCCGCGACGAGGGGGAGACACGATGAGCAGCCGGTGCCAGCGCCCCACGTGCGAGGGCTCCTACGAGGACATGGGCGACGGCGAGCTGTACTGCGACACCTGCGGTCTGGCCCCGGTCGTCTCGCCGAACGGCATGGTCGCCTCGCCGCCCACCGGGATCGCGGCCGCGGCGCGCGGCGGTTCGGCCTCCTCGCCCGCCGGTTCGCGCGCCTCGGCCCGCGCCTCCTCGCGGTCCTCCACCTCACGGCGGTCCGTCTCGGGCCGGCTGTCGCGGGGGCTGTCCGCCGGGGCGGGGAGCGCGCCGTCCGTGTCGGTGCGGGCCTCGGGCGCCTCGGGCGGGGCCTCCGCCCGGGGGCGTCTCGGCGCGGGCCTGGTGCAGGTGCCGGACGTACCGCGCCCCGATCCGCGGGCGGCCGTGATGGCGCACGCCGAGGTCCCCGAGCGGAAGCGGTTCTGCTCGCGCTCGGACTGCGGGGCGCCGGTGGGCCGGGCACGCGGCGACCGGCCGGGCCGCACCGAGGGGTTCTGCACCAAGTGCGGGCACCCGTACTCCTTCGTACCGAAGCTGCGCGGCGGCGACGTGGTGCACGGGCAGTACGAAGTCGCGGGCTGCCTCGCGCACGGCGGGCTCGGCTGGGTGTACCTCGCGGTGGACCGGGCCGTCTCGGACCGCTGGGTGGTCCTCAAGGGCCTGCTGGACACCGGCGACCAGGACGCCATGGCGGCCGCGATCTCGGAGCGCCGCTTCCTCGCGGAGATCGAGCACTCCAACATCGTCCGGATCTACAACTTCGTCGAGCACCTCGACCAGCGGACGGGTTCGCTGGACGGCTACATCGTGATGGAGTACGTCGGCGGCAAGGCGCTCAAGGAGATCGCCAACGACCGCCGCACACCGTCCGGGAGGCGCGATCCGCTGCCCGTGGAGCAGGCGTGCGCGTACGGGATCGAGGCGTTGGAGGCGCTCGGCCATCTGCACAGCCGCAACCTCCTCTACTGCGACTTCAAGGTCGACAACGCGATCCAGACGGAGAACCAGCTCAAGCTGATCGACATGGGCGCGGTGCGCCGGATGGACGACGAGGAGTCGGCGATCTACGGCACGGTGGGCTACCAGGCCCCCGAAGTCGGGGAGGTCGGCCCGTCGGTCGCCTCCGACCTGTACACGGTGGCGCGGACCCTCGCGGTGCTCACCTTCGACTTCCAGGGCTACACCAACGTCTTCGTGGACTCGCTGCCGGACCCGGAGAACATAGAGGTCTTCCGGACGTACGAATCCTTCTACCGGCTGCTGGTGCGCGCCACGGACCCCGATCCGGCGCGGCGTTTCGCCTCGGCGGAGGAGATGGCGGAGCAGCTGACGGGGGTGCTGCGGGAGGTCGTCTCCCTCCAGTCGGGGCGCCCGCGCCCGGCCCTGTCCACCCTGTTCGGGCCGGAACCGCGGGTGACGGACACGGAGTTGTTCGCCGAGCTGACCGGTGACGTGTCCCGCCTCGGCGGCCGTCGTGCCCGGTCCGCGCGCCGCTCCGGGCGCCGGCGTGAGCCCGCTGCCGCCGGGACCGTACCGGTGGCCGCCACCGCCGCCGGACACCCGCAGCCGCCCCCCGGTTACGGCCGGCCTCCTTCCGCCAATACGCCACCCCCGGCGTA includes the following:
- a CDS encoding tetratricopeptide repeat protein, with product MSSRCQRPTCEGSYEDMGDGELYCDTCGLAPVVSPNGMVASPPTGIAAAARGGSASSPAGSRASARASSRSSTSRRSVSGRLSRGLSAGAGSAPSVSVRASGASGGASARGRLGAGLVQVPDVPRPDPRAAVMAHAEVPERKRFCSRSDCGAPVGRARGDRPGRTEGFCTKCGHPYSFVPKLRGGDVVHGQYEVAGCLAHGGLGWVYLAVDRAVSDRWVVLKGLLDTGDQDAMAAAISERRFLAEIEHSNIVRIYNFVEHLDQRTGSLDGYIVMEYVGGKALKEIANDRRTPSGRRDPLPVEQACAYGIEALEALGHLHSRNLLYCDFKVDNAIQTENQLKLIDMGAVRRMDDEESAIYGTVGYQAPEVGEVGPSVASDLYTVARTLAVLTFDFQGYTNVFVDSLPDPENIEVFRTYESFYRLLVRATDPDPARRFASAEEMAEQLTGVLREVVSLQSGRPRPALSTLFGPEPRVTDTELFAELTGDVSRLGGRRARSARRSGRRREPAAAGTVPVAATAAGHPQPPPGYGRPPSANTPPPAYAPPSGHTPPAGYAPAGYQPSAAALTAPPTHASGSPGRPWGGGTPAGPGAPGVPAPRPAQAVPVPVFGAGPVPPGAAQWLGGLDAGSTALSLPVPRVDGSDPNAGFLAGVTAAAPLELIAALRTVPAPSPETRLRELRALLELAEYGAAAHVLGELEARHPDDWRVVWYRGVVSLVTGERERAALSFDAVYDAFPGEPAPKLALGICAEVLGQLDNAADYFHLVWTTDPSFVSAAFGLARVRFAAGDRTGAVRTLESVPAASIHFTAARVASVRARLRGRDPGEPLADDLAAASDQITALAGLGLDAVRRERLSTEVLGTALDWVLSTGPARPSAGPASFGPGARKLLGSELDERGLRFGLERSYRMLARLAQQGDERIELVERANRFRPRTWV